GGATCCTGCCGCCTGCTACTGCGCCGGGTTCTGCGTGGAGAGCGCGACCGACAGCTCGGCCGCGATGCCCTGCAGGATCGGCACGATCGAGTCGGTCAGGGCCTCGGTGACCCGGCCGGCCGGACCCGAGATGGAGATCGCGGCGGCCGTCGGCGAGTTCGGCACCGAGACGGCGAGGCAGCGGACCCCTATCTCCTGCTCGTTGTCGTCGACGGCGTAACCGACCTCGCGGACCTGCTCCAGCGCCGCGAGGAAGCCCTCGGGGGTGGTGATGGTCTTCTCGGTCGCGGCGGGCATGCCCGTGCGGGCGAGCAGGGCCCGTACCTCGTCGGCGGGGGTGTACGCGAGCAGCGCCTTGCCCACGCCCGTGGAGTGCGGCAGAACCCGGCGGCCGACCTCGGTGAACATGCGCATGGAGTGCTTCGAGGGCACCTGGGCGACGTAGACGATCTCATCCCCGTCGAGCAGGGCCATGTTCGCCGTCTCGCCGGTCTCCTCGACCAGGCGGGCGAGGTAGGGGCGGGCCCACGTGCCGAGGAGCCGCGACGCGGACTCGCCCAGGCGGATCAGCCGGGGACCGAGGGAGTACCGTCGGTTGGGCTGCTGCCGGACGTAGCCGCACGCCACGAGGGTGCGCATGAGGCGATGGATGGTGGGCAGGGGCAGTCCGCTGGTGGCGGACAGCTCGCTGAGGCCGACCTCGCCCCCGGCATCGGCCATGCGTTCGAGCAGATCAAAGGCGCGCTCAAGGGACTGGACGCCACCGCTGGCGGCGGGGGTCTTGGAGGAAGCGTCGGTGGTGCTGGCGCTGGACGTCGGCACGGCGCGGTCCTTTCGGTGCTGGCAGGCAAGGCAGCAGCCTACCCGGCGGTCGGCACCGGCCCTAGTGCCGGGGCCAGGCCGTCTTTGCCGGTCAGAGGCGGTTTGTCCGGGTGGAGTACCGCCTCGGGAGGTCACCCGCCGGAGCCCCGGTGGTGGTAGCTACATTCTGTAGAGCGAAATCTTAATTCCATCCTGTGGAAACATCCAATTGCGGCGGAGGTGTGTCAGTGGTCCGTCCGGGGACTCTTGACTGG
This is a stretch of genomic DNA from Streptomyces sp. NBC_00536. It encodes these proteins:
- a CDS encoding IclR family transcriptional regulator is translated as MPTSSASTTDASSKTPAASGGVQSLERAFDLLERMADAGGEVGLSELSATSGLPLPTIHRLMRTLVACGYVRQQPNRRYSLGPRLIRLGESASRLLGTWARPYLARLVEETGETANMALLDGDEIVYVAQVPSKHSMRMFTEVGRRVLPHSTGVGKALLAYTPADEVRALLARTGMPAATEKTITTPEGFLAALEQVREVGYAVDDNEQEIGVRCLAVSVPNSPTAAAISISGPAGRVTEALTDSIVPILQGIAAELSVALSTQNPAQ